The Cucumis melo cultivar AY chromosome 6, USDA_Cmelo_AY_1.0, whole genome shotgun sequence genome includes a region encoding these proteins:
- the LOC127149755 gene encoding secreted RxLR effector protein 161-like — MKLVGSGTTNERIKHLGLLVETIITVVVSGRSVNQSEYTSIIGSLRYVADYTRPDIAYVVGLPCRFTNRPSLEHYKEIERVMRYLKKTQDLGLHYKEFPAVLEDYNDADWNSLSNDSKATSGYIFKIAGGAVAWKSKKQTILAQSTMGLEMIALATASEEAT, encoded by the exons ATGAAACTTGTGGGTTCTGGTACGACTAATGAACGAATAAAGCATTTGGGGCTGCTAGTCGAAACTATCATTACAGTAGTTGTGAGCGGAAGAAG TGTTAACCAATCTGAGTACACTAGTATCATAGGTAGTTTGAGGTATGTTGCTGATTACACTAGACCAGACATAGCTTACGTTGTAGGATTACCATGTAGGTTTACTAATAGACCTAGTCTAGAACACTACAAGGAAATAGAGAGAGTAATGAGATATCTTAAGAAAACCCAAGACCTAGGATTACATTATAAAGAGTTTCCTGCTGTACTTGAAGATTACAACGATGCTGATTGGAACTCCCTCTCAAATGACTCAAAGGCTACAAGTGGCTATATTTTTAAGATAGCAGGAGGAGCTGTTGCTTGGAAATCCAAGAAACAGACAATCTTGGCCCAATCAACAATGGGGTTAGAGATGATAGCACTAGCTACTGCTAGTGAAGAAGCAACCTAG
- the LOC103493392 gene encoding polyol transporter 5-like, translating to MGGQNDDVSATSGINFPLIESVDKHKTNKFSFVCATIASMSSVLLGYDIGVMSGAAIYIQEDFKISDVKVEILVGIISLYATIGATAAGRTSDLFGRRYTMGLSGGFFFVGAILMGFAPNYGLLMAGRFVAGIGIGYSSLIASVYTTEVSPASFRGCLSSFPEVFLNFGILLGYISNYAFSKLPIQLGWRFMLGIGLVPSVFLAALVILVMPESPRWLVMQGRLGEAKQVLIRTSDSIEESLQRLDDIKTSVGIPASCEDDVVEIPKQISHGSGVWKEFLHPTPAVRHILIAAVGVHFFQEASGTNAVVLYSPRIFEKAGISSSDQKLLATVAVGVVKTAFILVATILFDRVGRRPLILMSLGGMIVSLITLGVGLTIIERSKEEGTWLVGLCVSMVLMDVAFFSMGIGPMSYVSSELFPLKLRAQGMSMGMVVNNVTSGIVSMTFLSLYRAITIGGAFFLYAAIAMVGWVFFYVTFPETRGHNLEHVERLFGNLLWKFSVKKNDTLDDDENSENA from the exons ATGGGTGGCCAGAATGATGACGTTTCTGCAACTTCCGGCATCAATTTTCCGTTAATTGAATCGGTCGACAAgcacaaaacaaataaattttcttttgtatgTGCAACCATCGCTTCCATGTCTTCCGTCTTGCTCGGTTATG ATATAGGTGTAATGAGTGGTGCCGCAATCTACATTCAAGAGGATTTCAAGATTTCTGATGTGAAAGTGGAAATCCTGGTCGGAATCATCAGTCTTTACGCAACTATTGGCGCCACCGCCGCCGGAAGAACCTCCGATTTGTTCGGCCGCCGCTACACCATGGGTCTCTCTGGCGGATTCTTTTTCGTCGGAGCCATTCTCATGGGGTTTGCCCCTAACTACGGCCTCCTAATGGCCGGAAGATTCGTCGCCGGAATCGGTATCGGATACTCTTCGTTGATTGCCTCTGTTTACACCACCGAGGTTTCTCCGGCATCTTTTCGCGGCTGTCTTTCCTCTTTTCCTGAG GTGTTTCTTAACTTTGGTATCTTGCTCGGATACATTTCGAATTACGCTTTCTCCAAGCTTCCGATTCAATTAGGATGGAGATTTATGCTCGGAATCGGATTAGTCCCATCGGTGTTCTTAGCCGCCCTTGTGATTCTGGTAATGCCGGAATCCCCACGATGGCTTGTAATGCAAGGCCGTCTTGGCGAAGCCAAGCAAGTCCTCATAAGAACCTCAGATTCAATTGAAGAATCTCTTCAACGCCTTGACGACATCAAAACCTCTGTCGGAATTCCAGCGAGTTGCGAAGACGACGTCGTTGAAATCCCAAAACAGATCAGCCACGGCAGCGGCGTGTGGAAAGAGTTCCTTCATCCAACGCCGGCCGTTCGCCACATCTTGATAGCCGCCGTCGGCGTGCATTTCTTCCAGGAAGCCTCCGGCACGAATGCCGTCGTTTTATACAGCCCTAGAATCTTCGAGAAGGCAGGAATCTCGTCATCTGACCAGAAGCTCCTGGCTACGGTGGCCGTCGGCGTCGTAAAAACCGCGTTTATCTTGGTGGCGACCATTCTGTTCGATCGAGTGGGACGGCGGCCATTGATTTTGATGAGCCTCGGGGGAATGATCGTATCTTTGATAACATTAGGGGTTGGGTTGACGATTATAGAGAGGTCGAAGGAGGAAGGCACGTGGCTGGTGGGGTTGTGTGTTTCGATGGTGTTAATGGATGTGGCATTTTTCTCAATGGGGATTGGGCCAATGAGCTACGTGAGCTCGGAGTTATTTCCGTTAAAGTTACGAGCTCAAGGGATGAGTATGGGGATGGTGGTGAACAACGTGACCAGTGGAATTGTGTCAATGACGTTTTTATCCCTATACCGTGCGATTACAATAGGCGGCGCGTTTTTTCTCTATGCTGCCATTGCGATGGTTGGTTGGGTGTTCTTTTATGTGACATTTCCGGAGACACGTGGGCATAATTTGGAGCATGTTGAGAGGCTTTTTGGTAATTTGCTATGGAAATTCTCCGTTAAGAAGAATGATACCTTAGATGACGACGAAAACAGTGAAAATGCTTAG